In the genome of Flavobacterium panacagri, one region contains:
- the trpD gene encoding anthranilate phosphoribosyltransferase, which produces MKTILNKLINHEVLSKEEAKQVLINISTGQYNPSQISAFLTVFMMRSITIDELSGFREALLELCIRVDLSAYNTIDLCGTGGDGKDTFNISTLASFVSAGAGIKIAKHGNYGVSSISGSSNVMEKMGIKFSNDPDFLEKCIDQAGVCVLHAPLFHPAMKNVGPIRKELAVKTFFNMLGPMVNPSFPQNQLVGVFNLELARMYAYLYQNTDVNFTILHSLDGYDEISLTGPTKTISNHMEGMLNPDDFGVHLLSQTEIEGGKTIEESAEIFTNIISGKGTEAQNNVVCANAAMAIATVTKCSPLEGFESAKESLLSGKGLKALQKLQELSK; this is translated from the coding sequence ATGAAAACTATATTAAATAAATTAATCAATCACGAAGTGCTTTCTAAAGAAGAAGCCAAACAAGTATTGATTAATATCTCAACAGGTCAATACAATCCAAGCCAAATTTCGGCATTTTTGACTGTTTTTATGATGCGAAGCATAACAATCGATGAGCTTTCGGGATTTCGTGAAGCTTTGTTAGAATTATGCATTCGTGTGGATTTATCTGCCTATAACACGATCGATTTATGCGGAACAGGTGGCGACGGAAAAGACACTTTCAACATTTCGACTTTAGCATCATTTGTTTCGGCAGGAGCCGGAATTAAAATTGCCAAGCACGGAAATTACGGAGTTTCCTCTATTTCCGGATCGAGCAACGTGATGGAAAAAATGGGAATTAAATTCAGCAACGATCCTGACTTTTTAGAAAAATGCATCGATCAGGCCGGAGTTTGCGTTTTGCACGCTCCCCTATTTCACCCAGCCATGAAAAATGTCGGACCAATCAGAAAAGAACTGGCTGTAAAAACGTTTTTCAATATGTTGGGGCCAATGGTAAATCCATCTTTTCCACAAAATCAATTGGTTGGCGTTTTCAACTTAGAATTGGCAAGAATGTATGCCTATTTATATCAAAACACCGATGTTAATTTCACCATCTTACATTCGCTTGACGGCTATGATGAAATTTCATTAACTGGCCCAACCAAAACAATTTCGAACCACATGGAAGGAATGTTAAATCCTGACGATTTTGGCGTTCATCTTTTATCTCAAACCGAAATTGAAGGAGGTAAAACCATCGAAGAATCGGCTGAAATCTTTACCAATATCATTTCTGGAAAAGGAACCGAAGCCCAAAACAATGTAGTTTGTGCCAATGCTGCAATGGCAATTGCAACCGTAACAAAATGTTCTCCTCTTGAAGGTTTTGAATCAGCAAAAGAAAGTCTTTTGTCAGGAAAAGGACTAAAAGCTTTACAGAAATTACAAGAGTTAAGTAAATAA
- the trpC gene encoding indole-3-glycerol phosphate synthase TrpC, with product MNILDKIIIDKKREVILKKSIIPVSQLEASVFFEKQTISLSQKLKESNSGIIAEHKRRSPSKSIINNNFTVEEVVKGYEDAGACGISVLTDGKYFGGSLDDLLLARASVNIPLLRKEFIVDEYQILEAKAHGADLILLIAAVLTREEIKSLSEFAKNLGLEVLLEVHNQEELEKSIMPSLDMIGVNNRNLKTFEVSLDFSKELASQIPNDFVKVSESGISSIEAIQELKPYGYKGFLIGENFMKTDDAGQAATDFIKNLGV from the coding sequence ATGAATATCCTAGATAAAATCATAATAGATAAAAAACGAGAAGTTATTTTAAAGAAATCAATCATTCCGGTTTCTCAGTTGGAAGCTTCAGTATTTTTTGAAAAACAAACCATTTCTCTTAGTCAGAAGTTAAAAGAAAGTAATTCTGGAATTATTGCAGAACACAAACGTCGTTCTCCTTCAAAATCCATCATCAACAATAATTTTACTGTTGAAGAAGTAGTAAAAGGCTATGAAGATGCTGGTGCTTGTGGCATCTCAGTTTTAACCGATGGAAAATATTTCGGTGGCTCTTTAGACGATTTACTTTTGGCGAGAGCTTCAGTCAATATTCCGCTTTTGCGAAAAGAATTTATTGTAGACGAATATCAGATTTTAGAAGCAAAAGCACATGGAGCAGATTTGATCCTTTTAATAGCAGCAGTTTTAACTCGTGAGGAAATTAAATCATTATCTGAATTTGCTAAAAATTTAGGTTTAGAAGTTTTATTGGAAGTTCATAATCAGGAAGAACTCGAAAAGTCTATTATGCCAAGTTTAGATATGATTGGCGTAAACAACAGAAACTTAAAAACGTTCGAAGTAAGTTTAGATTTCAGTAAAGAATTGGCATCACAAATCCCGAATGATTTTGTTAAAGTTTCTGAAAGTGGTATTTCATCAATCGAAGCCATTCAAGAATTAAAACCTTACGGCTACAAAGGTTTCTTAATTGGAGAAAACTTCATGAAAACTGACGACGCAGGACAAGCCGCAACGGATTTTATTAAAAATCTGGGCGTTTAA
- a CDS encoding phosphoribosylanthranilate isomerase, with protein sequence MKLKICGMKYPENILEVGALLPDYMGFIFWDKSARYFDGTIPELIKTVKKVGVFVDQSQEEILEKVVKYNLQAVQLHGNESVKFLSELKEQLPKKVEIIKVFSADENFDFEVIKPFEAVSDYFLFDTKGKLPGGNGTTFDWTILKKYNSKKPFFLSGGIGMKELKAIEEISKTNLPIYAVDVNSKFEIEPGLKNRNLFSNFKRKFDVANF encoded by the coding sequence ATGAAACTTAAAATATGCGGTATGAAATATCCTGAAAATATTCTCGAAGTAGGTGCGCTGTTGCCTGACTATATGGGATTTATTTTCTGGGACAAATCCGCGCGATATTTTGACGGAACTATTCCTGAACTTATAAAAACAGTCAAAAAAGTAGGCGTTTTTGTAGATCAAAGTCAGGAAGAAATTCTAGAGAAAGTCGTAAAATACAATTTACAAGCCGTTCAATTACATGGAAATGAATCTGTGAAATTTTTATCAGAACTAAAAGAACAATTACCAAAAAAAGTCGAAATCATAAAAGTCTTTTCAGCAGATGAAAATTTCGATTTTGAAGTGATAAAACCTTTTGAAGCTGTCTCAGATTATTTTTTGTTTGATACCAAAGGAAAACTTCCTGGTGGCAACGGAACAACATTTGACTGGACAATATTAAAAAAATACAATTCCAAGAAACCTTTCTTTTTAAGTGGTGGCATTGGAATGAAAGAATTAAAAGCCATTGAAGAAATTTCAAAAACCAATTTACCAATCTACGCTGTCGATGTAAATAGTAAATTTGAAATCGAACCAGGGCTGAAAAACAGAAATTTATTTAGCAATTTCAAACGAAAATTTGATGTTGCCAACTTTTAA
- the trpB gene encoding tryptophan synthase subunit beta yields the protein MSFNVNEKGYYGEFGGAYIPEMLYPNVEELRQKYLSIMDEPDFKAEFNQLLKDYVGRPSPLYFAKRLSEKYNTKVYLKREDLNHTGAHKVNNTIGQILLAKRLGKKRIIAETGAGQHGVATATVCALMGIECIVYMGEIDIARQAPNVARMKMLGAEVRPALSGSRTLKDATNEAIRDWINNPVDTHYIIGSAIGPHPYPDMVTRFQSIISEEIKWQLKEKEGRENPDYVVACIGGGSNAAGTYYHFLHEPEVGIIAVEAAGKGVDSGHSAATSKLGKVGVIHGCKTLLMQTADGQITEPYSISAGLDYPGVGPLHAHLAQTGRGEFFSVTDDDAMNAGLQLTKLEGIIPAIESAHAFAVLDQKKFKPEDIVVISLSGRGDKDLDNYIDYFKL from the coding sequence ATGAGTTTTAACGTTAACGAAAAAGGATATTACGGAGAATTTGGAGGCGCTTATATTCCAGAAATGTTATATCCAAATGTAGAAGAATTACGCCAGAAATACTTGAGTATTATGGATGAACCTGATTTTAAAGCGGAGTTCAATCAACTGCTTAAAGATTATGTAGGACGCCCTAGCCCATTGTATTTCGCAAAACGCCTGTCTGAAAAATACAACACAAAAGTCTATTTAAAAAGAGAAGATTTAAATCATACCGGAGCTCATAAAGTTAATAACACAATTGGGCAGATATTATTAGCAAAACGTTTGGGTAAAAAACGAATTATTGCCGAAACTGGCGCTGGTCAGCATGGTGTGGCTACTGCAACGGTTTGTGCTTTAATGGGAATCGAATGTATCGTTTATATGGGCGAAATCGACATTGCGCGTCAGGCTCCAAATGTAGCTCGTATGAAAATGTTAGGTGCAGAAGTCCGTCCCGCTCTTTCGGGTTCACGAACTTTAAAAGATGCGACAAACGAAGCGATTCGTGACTGGATTAACAATCCTGTAGATACGCATTATATTATTGGATCAGCCATTGGCCCGCATCCTTATCCAGATATGGTAACTCGTTTTCAGAGTATTATCTCCGAAGAAATCAAGTGGCAGTTAAAAGAAAAAGAAGGTCGTGAGAATCCTGATTATGTTGTAGCTTGTATTGGCGGCGGAAGTAATGCAGCAGGAACTTATTATCATTTCTTACACGAGCCAGAAGTTGGAATTATTGCAGTGGAAGCAGCTGGAAAAGGTGTTGACAGTGGTCATAGTGCAGCAACAAGTAAACTAGGAAAAGTTGGAGTTATCCACGGCTGTAAAACGCTGTTGATGCAGACAGCAGACGGACAAATTACAGAACCATATTCTATTTCTGCTGGATTAGATTATCCTGGAGTTGGCCCATTGCACGCACATTTAGCACAAACTGGACGTGGGGAATTTTTCTCTGTAACTGATGATGATGCTATGAATGCAGGTTTACAATTGACAAAATTAGAAGGGATTATTCCAGCCATTGAAAGTGCTCACGCCTTTGCCGTTTTGGATCAAAAGAAATTCAAACCTGAAGATATTGTAGTGATTAGTCTTTCTGGACGTGGCGATAAAGATTTAGATAATTATATTGATTACTTTAAATTGTAA